Below is a window of Mycolicibacterium chitae DNA.
TGCCGTGGAAGCCGTAGCGCCGGATGCGCCACTGCTCGGCCAACTCGCGGTCCATGGCGTAGGTGGCGGCCGCGGCGGGCAGGTCGTGGAAGAACGCGGTGTCGAACACCGCGATGTGCGGCAGGTCCGGCAACATCCGGCGGGCCACCTCGACGCCGATCACCGCGGGCGGATTGTGCAGCGGCGCGAGCGGTGCCAGCTCCCGGGCCTTGGCCACCACCGCGTCGTCGATCACCGTCGGCCGGTACAGGTCCCGGCCGCCGTGCACCAGGCGGTGACCGACCGCGACCAAGCCGACGGTCTCCAGGTTGCCGCCGGCCTCGTCGAACAGCTCGAAGGTCAGGCGCAGCGCGGCGTCGTGGTCGGCCACCGCGCACTCGCGGTCCACCGTGCGGTCGCCGAACTGCACCTTCGCGATCGACTCGCGCTCGCCGATCCGCTCCACGAGGCCGTCGGCGATCTCGACGCCGCTATCCGGTTGCACCAGGCTGAATTTCATCGACGACGAGCCGGAGTTGATCACCAGAACCGTCCGGTTCATTGCTTATTCTCCCTGCGCCTGGATCGCGGTGATGGCCACCGTGTTGACGATGTCCTCGACCAGCGCACCGCGCGAGAGGTCGTTGACGGGCTGGTTCAGGCCCTGCAGCACGGGGCCGATCGCGATGGCGCCGGCGCTGCGCTGCACGGCCTTGTAGGTGTTGTTGCCGGTGTTGAGGTCCGGGAAGATCAGCACCGTCGCGCGGCCGGCGACCTGCGAGTCCGGCATCTTGGTGGCGGCCACCGAAGGCTCGACGGCCGCGTCGTACTGGATGGGCCCCTCGACCAGCAGCTCGGGGGCCCGCTCCCGGACCAATTCCGTCGCGGTCCTGACCTTCTCGACATCCGCGCCGGCCCCGGAGCTGCCCGTGGAGTAGGACAGCATGGCCACCCGCGGCTCGATGCCGAACTGCGCGGCGGTGCGCGCCGAGCTGATCGCGATGTCGGCGAGCTGTTCGGCGGTCGGATCCGGCACGATCGCGCAGTCGCCGTAGGCCAGCACCCGGTCGGACAGACACATCAGGAAGATGCTCGAGACCGTGGAGATCCCCGGCGAGGTCCGGACGATCTCGAGGGCGGGCCGGACGGTGTGGGCGGTGGTGTGGGTGGCCCCGGACACCATGCCGTCGACGATGTCGTTGTGCACCAGCATGGTGCCGAAATACGACACGTCGGCGATGATCTCGCGGGCCTGCTCCACCGTGACGCCCTTGTGCTTGCGCAACTGGGCGTACTGCTCGGCGAACTGATCGCACAGCTCGCTGGTCTTCGGGTTCAGCACCGTGGCCTCGGCCAGGTCCACGCCGAGTTCGGCGGCGCGCAACCGGATCTGGGCGTCGTCCCCGAGGATCGTCAGGTCGGCGACCCCGCGCCGCAGCAGCCGCCCGGCCGCGCGCAGGATCCGGTCGTCCTCCCCCTCGGGCAACACGATGCGCTTGCGGTCCGCGCGGGCCCGCTCCACCAGGCCGTGCTCGAACATCTGCGGCGTGGTGACGTCCGGGATCGGGATGGCCAACTGGTCGAGCATGTCCTGGACGTCGACGTGCTGGTTGATCAGCTCGATCGCGGTGTCGATCTTGCGCTGCGAGCCCACCGTCACCCGGCCCCGGGTGGCCGCCACCGCGCTGGCGGTGTCGAAGGTGCCCAGATCGGTGGCGATGATCGGCAGCCGCGACCCCAGGCCGTCGACCAGCGCGGCGATCGACGGGTGCAACCGGAGGCCGCCGTTGAGGATCATCGTCGACAGCGACGGAAACCCTTCGGCCGCATGGGCACTCATCAGCGCCAGCACAACGTCGGAGCGATCGCCCGGGGTGATCACGGCCTGGTCGTCGCGCAGCCGCTCCAGCACGTGGTCGGCGGTCATCCCGGCCACCATGACCGAGAGCACCTCGCGCCCGAGCAACTCCTCGTCGCCCTTGATCAGGGTGCCGCCCACCGCGTCGCGCAACTCGGCGACCGAGGGCGCCACCAGCAGCGGCTCCTCCGGCAGCACATAGGACTTGGGGTCGAAGCCGTCGAGTGCGGCGGTCACCGCGTCGAGTTGGTCCGGTTCGCAGCGGTTGGCGACGATGGCGGCAGTGTGCGCGTACTGGCCGGAGATATCGGCCAGGCACACGGCCACCGCCTGGGCGACCTCCTGCGGGGTGCGGCCCTTGGCGCGCACCGCCAGCACCACCGGCGCACCGAGGTTGGCCGCGATCCGCGCGTTCATCTCCAGCTCGCTGGGGGTGGCCACATCGGTGTAGTCGCTGCCGATGATCACCACCGCGTCGCAGCGCTGGGCCACGGCGTGGAAGCGGTCGACGATCGCGACGATGGCGGCGTCGGGATCGTCGTGCACCTGCTGATAGGTCACGCCGACGCAGTCCTCGTAGCTCAGGCCGGCGGTGGTGCGGGCCAGCAGCAGTTCGAGGATGTAGTCGCGGGCCTCACCCTCCCGCACGATCGGCCGGAACACCCCGACCCGCGGGACGGTGGCCGCCAGCCGCTGCAGGATGCCCAGCGCGATGGTCGACTTGCCGGTGTCCCCCTCCGGCGAGGCGATGTAGATGCCGGACACGCCGCCGTTGTCGCCGTTGCTCACGGGGCTATCCGAGCTTGCGCAGCCGGGGTTCCAGGTCGCGCTGGAACAGTTCGAGGAAACGCCGCTGATCGTGGCCCGGCGCGTGGAACACCAGGTGGTTGAGGCCCCAGTCGACATAGTCGGAGACCTTGGCCACCGCCTCGTCGGGATCCGAGGCGACGATCCAGCGCTTGGCGACCTGCTCGATGGGCAGCGCGTCGGCGGCCTTCTCCATCTCGATCGGGTCGTCGATCGAATGCTTCTGCTCGGCGGTCAACGACAGCGGCGCCCAGAACCGGGTGTTCTCCAGCGCCTTCTCCGGATCGGTGTCATACGAGATCTTGATCTCGATCATCCGGTCGATGCTCTCCGGATCGCGCTCGGCGAGCTGCGCGCCCTCGCGCACCGCCGGGATCAGCTTGTCCTGGTAGAGCTCTGCGCCCTTGCCCGAGGTGCAGATGAAGCCGTCGCCGGCCCGGCCCGCGTACTTGGCGACCACCGGCCCGCCGGCGGCGATGTAGATCGGCACCCCGTCGTCGGGCACGTCGTAGATCGAGGCCCCCCTGGTCTGGTAGTACTCCCCGTCGAAGTCCACCCGATCCCCGAGCCACAGCTCGCGCATCAGGCGCACCGACTCGCGCAACCGCGCGAAGCGTTCCTTGAACTCCGGCCACTCGCCGGCGTAGCCGGTGGCGATCTCGTTGAGCGCCTCGCCGGTGCCCACACCGAGGAACACCCGGCCCGGGTACAGGCACGCCATCGTGGCGAACGCCTGCGCGATCACCGCCGGGTTGTACCGGAACGTCGGGGTCAACACC
It encodes the following:
- the pta gene encoding phosphate acetyltransferase, encoding MSNGDNGGVSGIYIASPEGDTGKSTIALGILQRLAATVPRVGVFRPIVREGEARDYILELLLARTTAGLSYEDCVGVTYQQVHDDPDAAIVAIVDRFHAVAQRCDAVVIIGSDYTDVATPSELEMNARIAANLGAPVVLAVRAKGRTPQEVAQAVAVCLADISGQYAHTAAIVANRCEPDQLDAVTAALDGFDPKSYVLPEEPLLVAPSVAELRDAVGGTLIKGDEELLGREVLSVMVAGMTADHVLERLRDDQAVITPGDRSDVVLALMSAHAAEGFPSLSTMILNGGLRLHPSIAALVDGLGSRLPIIATDLGTFDTASAVAATRGRVTVGSQRKIDTAIELINQHVDVQDMLDQLAIPIPDVTTPQMFEHGLVERARADRKRIVLPEGEDDRILRAAGRLLRRGVADLTILGDDAQIRLRAAELGVDLAEATVLNPKTSELCDQFAEQYAQLRKHKGVTVEQAREIIADVSYFGTMLVHNDIVDGMVSGATHTTAHTVRPALEIVRTSPGISTVSSIFLMCLSDRVLAYGDCAIVPDPTAEQLADIAISSARTAAQFGIEPRVAMLSYSTGSSGAGADVEKVRTATELVRERAPELLVEGPIQYDAAVEPSVAATKMPDSQVAGRATVLIFPDLNTGNNTYKAVQRSAGAIAIGPVLQGLNQPVNDLSRGALVEDIVNTVAITAIQAQGE
- the fgd gene encoding glucose-6-phosphate dehydrogenase (coenzyme-F420); translated protein: MAELKRELKLGYKASAEQFAPRELVELAVLAEAHGMDSATVSDHFQPWRHEGGHAPFSLAWLTAVGERTQRLQLGTSVLTPTFRYNPAVIAQAFATMACLYPGRVFLGVGTGEALNEIATGYAGEWPEFKERFARLRESVRLMRELWLGDRVDFDGEYYQTRGASIYDVPDDGVPIYIAAGGPVVAKYAGRAGDGFICTSGKGAELYQDKLIPAVREGAQLAERDPESIDRMIEIKISYDTDPEKALENTRFWAPLSLTAEQKHSIDDPIEMEKAADALPIEQVAKRWIVASDPDEAVAKVSDYVDWGLNHLVFHAPGHDQRRFLELFQRDLEPRLRKLG